The following are encoded in a window of Mycobacterium vicinigordonae genomic DNA:
- the pth gene encoding aminoacyl-tRNA hydrolase, translated as MAEPLLVVGLGNPGENYARTRHNVGFMVADVLATRLGAKFKAHKRSGAEVSTGRLAGRAVVLAKPRSYMNESGRQVGPLAKFYSVAPADIIVIHDDLDLDFGKIRLKLGGGEGGHNGLRSLAAALGSKDFQRVRIGIGRPPGRKDPAAFVLEPFNATERPEIPTICEQAADATELLIELGLEPAQNRVHAWP; from the coding sequence GTGGCCGAACCGCTGCTAGTGGTCGGCCTGGGCAACCCCGGCGAGAACTACGCCCGAACGCGGCACAACGTCGGGTTCATGGTTGCCGACGTGCTCGCCACCCGCCTTGGCGCAAAGTTCAAGGCGCACAAGCGTTCTGGTGCCGAGGTGAGCACCGGGCGGCTGGCCGGCCGCGCGGTGGTGCTGGCCAAACCACGCAGCTACATGAACGAGTCCGGCCGACAGGTCGGGCCGCTGGCCAAGTTCTACTCGGTGGCCCCCGCCGACATCATCGTTATCCACGACGACCTCGACCTTGATTTCGGCAAAATCCGCCTCAAACTGGGCGGCGGTGAAGGCGGCCACAACGGGCTGCGTTCGCTGGCTGCCGCGTTGGGCAGCAAGGACTTTCAGCGGGTTCGGATCGGGATCGGCCGTCCACCGGGCCGCAAGGACCCGGCGGCGTTCGTGCTGGAGCCGTTCAACGCCACCGAACGCCCCGAGATCCCGACCATCTGCGAGCAGGCCGCCGACGCCACCGAGCTCCTGATCGAACTCGGCCTCGAACCGGCGCAAAATCGGGTGCACGCCTGGCCCTGA